CCCCGCCCGTCGTCTGACTCGGAAACCACCACGGCGTTACTTCGTCGTCCTGGCGTATCCGCTTCTGCCAGAAGATATGCGTCCGCGCCTTCTTCTCACTCCCTGTCCGAAACGCCAACGCCACAAACCCCATGCTCTCCCAGAACCGGTTGGCCTCGATGTCCTGCGCGCACCAACAGCAGTACAGCTTGCACCCCCAAGCGCTCCGCTCAAACTGCGCCTTCAATAGCGACGCAGCCACGAGCGACCTTCTATACGCCGGCAACACGTTCATCTGATAGATAATGCCCACGTCGTCGCGCTTGAAGTACTGGTCGCACCCGATCAGATAGCCGACGCGCGTCCCCGTCACCAACGAGCCGGACGCGTGAGCGACGGATTCCGATGCACCGGCCGCTAACGCTCGCGGCTCGTTCACCTCTGCCACCAACACGTGCCCCGCCTTCACCTTCCCCTCCAACTGCTTCGTCGGCATCCACCCCACCTGCTGGGTCGTCTGCTTCTGCATCGCATCCATGAACCCCACGTCCGCCAGCGTCCCCGCCCGCACCGTGATGTTCACCCGTGGCTCCACCGCCAACAGCGTCTGCGTCGCCGCCGCCGCCGTTGTTGCCGTCGCGGCTGTCATCAGAACGTTCGTAGTGGATTGGGTCTCGTTCATCGCCGCGCTCCTAAGCTCGTCCGTTATGGAATTGACGTACAGTTGCTTCGCTTTCGAACCGGCCTCATGCTAGGATGCCCGGGCCGACGGTGACCCCGTCGGCACCGCGTCGATCGACTGGAGATCGTCTGACGCGTTTACCCGGGAGAAAACCGCCATGCCCAGCCACCGCTTCGTTCCGCTTGCCGCCGTCGCAGTCGTCACGTCGCTGTCCGCCGCGTCGGCGGTCGCCGCGCCCATCACCTACTTCGAGCAGGTCAGCGGCGATTTGCCCGGCAACGACGTCTCCACCGCCACCTTCACGCTCGACGTCGGCCTGAACACCGTCAACGGCACCTTCGGCGAAACCGACGGCGGCGACTTCGACGCCTTCGGCTTCATCGTCCCGGCCGGCCTGGAAGTCCTCAGCGGCAAGCTGCTGCTGACCGACGCCACCGGCGACATCCTCGACACCGCCTGGTCGATCGACGCCGGCATCGGCGACTTCACGCCCCAGCTCGAGGTCGTCCTCGCCACCTCGCCCGGCTTCACCCCCTTCGCCGCCGCCACGCTGCCCGCCGGTTCGTACACGATGTCCCACCGCTTCTACGACGGCAACGGCACCGCCAACTACACCTTCATCTTCGACGTCCACCAACCCACCACCGCCGTCCCCGAACCCGCCTCGCTCGGCCTGCTCTCCCTCGCCGGCCTCGCCGTGTTGCGTCGCACGCGTTCGATCGCGTAAGGTTTGTCGGTCGTCCGCCGCTCGTCGTTGTCCGATCTGAAAGGCCCACACATGATCCGCTCGTTCGTCCTCGCCACGTTGCTGTCCGCTGCGCCGGTCCTGGCCGCGCCCATCTCGTACGTCGAATCGATCGACGGCGACTTGCCCGACTCGTTCTTGTATGCCACCACCTTCACGCTCGACGTCGGCCTGAACACCGTCGCCGGCCAGTTCGGCTCCGACACGTCCGACTACGACGCCTTCGGCATCATCGTCCCCGCCGGCCTCGAAGTGATCAGCGGCAACGTGCTGCTCGCCGATACCAGTAACAACCTCACCAGCACCACCTGGCTGCTCTACGACGGCCCCGCCGACGACGCCTCGATCCGCGAGTTCATCGAAGCGCCCTCGCCCGGCTCCACCAACTTCGCCACCACCACCCTGTCCGCCGGCCGCTACACGATGTACCAACAGTTTCTCACCGGCTACGGCAGCGCCAACTTCACCTTCAGCTTCGACGCCCGCCAAACCGCCGCCGTCCCCGAACCCACCTCCCTCGCCTTGCTCTCCCTGGCGGGCGTCGCGTTGATGGCCCGCAGGCGCGCCGGGGTTTAGCCGCGAATTGAATTGACATCGAACTACTGCGAATTAAACTTGCCCTTGCAAGCGTGGTCGTTCATCTCCCTGGCGTTGAAACGGAAGGCTAACTCGATGACTCGTACGTTCCTTTGTGCCGTGGCCAGTGCGTCGATCCTTCTGTCAGCCGAGGCCACCAGCGCCGCGATGATCGTCGCCGACTTCAACGACCTCACCATCGGCACCCTGAACAACAAGGGTGGCGGCACGGGGCTCAGCGGGAACTGGACCGGCAGCGCCGGCGGCTCGGTCGTCGCCAACGACCTGACCTCCACGCTCTACAACCGCCCGCAGGCCGGCAACGCCCGGCGGGCCCGCAGCGAGAACAGCTCCGGCCTTCGTCAGAACTACCGCACGATCGCCGTCTCACCCACCGGCACGGTCTGGTTCTCGTTCCTCGCCCGGGCCGAGGCGTCCGCTTCCCAGGCCGGCCTGTCGATCAACGCGCCCACCCCGACGCCCTTCAACGACCCCGGCACGTTCTACGCCTACCTGTCCGGCAGCACGCTGCAGTACCAGTTCGGCGCCGGCACCGCCGGTAGCGCCGCCAACGTGGCCACGGTCAACTCGACCGCCCTGGTGGTCGGCCGCATCACGATCGCCGGCAGTGGCGGGGCCGATGCGGTCACCCTTTGGGTCAACCCCGACCTGATCGCCAACCCGAACATCGACGCCTACACGCCCGTCTACAACAACGCGTCCGTCAACGCCCTGGACACCTTCTCGCACATCGGCGTCGTCGCCTCCCGCTTCGACGGCGGCAACACCGGCGCCGGCAACGTCGACAACATCCGCATCAGCGACGGCAACGGCAACGCCGCCACCGCCTACACCGACGTCACCGGCGTCACCGCCGTCCCCGAGCCCACGTCCCTCGCCCTGCTCTCGCTCGGCGGCGTGGCCTTGCTCGGGCGTCGCAGATCGATCGCACGCAAGGCATAGAATCGTCCCATCTTGCCGCACTTATCCGGCGTCATCGCGGCGCTCCATCCATTCGCCGCTGCCTGCTTGATTCGGTTCGCCGCGCCGTTACGCTTCATGGGCAGTTCCCGCAAGTTGAGCAGGTCCGCTTACGCCGTTCTGGGGATCATTATCATGAAGCCGTTGTTCGCCGCCTCCGTCCTGGGGTCGCTCTGCGTCCCAGCCACCGTCGCCGTCACCTCGCTGTCCGCCGCGTCGGCCGTCGCCGCGCCGGTCCATTACTTCGAGCAGGTCAGCGGCGATCTGCCGCAGGACTACGCCGGCAACACCGACGCGCCGGTCCTCACGCTCGACGTCGGCCTCAACACGATCAACGGCACCTTCGGCACGACGCCGTCCTACGACTTCGACTCCTTCGTGTTCATCGTCCCCGCCGGCCTCACGGTGCTCAGCGGGCAACTGGTCGTCACCGACGCCACGGGCGACATCGAGGACGGCAGCTGGATGGTGCTCGACGGCATCGGCGTCTTTCAGGAGTTCGTCATCGCCACCTCGCCCGGCGTCACCGACTTCGCCGCCAACACGCTGCCCGCCGACTCCTACCTGATGAGCGGCCTCGACTTCGGCGGCGACGGCACCGCCAACTACACCTTCTCCCTCACCGTCGCCGCCGTCCCCGAACCCGCGTCGCTCGGCCTCTTCGCCCTCGCCGGCGCGGCGCTCTTGCGCCGCAGGGCGACGCGCCGGGCGTAAGCGATCCACGCCAACGGTCCAACCCGGGGCGAGCCGGGTGCCACGATCCGCTGCGCCGCGCCGTGCCGAGCCACCGCTGCGACTCCCGCACGACGCGCCGTAGCGCACCGTGGCACCCGCCCGCCCAATCCACCGACCACCGACGGCGGCCCACACAACTCGGCCGCCGTTCGGCAATCGGCGATCGCTCACGCCGCGATCGTCATCGGCTTGGCCTGCGCTGCGACGCCGGCGAACTGCAGGAACGTCGTCACGGGCATCGATATCGGCCCCGTGAGCGCGGTCCTCGTGTACCACGAACATGCAAGCCATACCTGAGCGCCGGCCGGCACGGTCGCGTCGAACGTGACGGTGAAGTCGCCCTTGGTGAAGTCGCCCTGGTAGGCCCACAGCGCGGGGTCCGAGGGGTAGGACGATCCCACGTAGGAATAGACCTTGGCGCCGATCACGTTGGTCGGTTTGCCGCGCTTCGACTCGCCGTCGTCGCGATGGATCCGGCCCTTGACCGTGCGGCCGACGACCGCCTCGATGTCCATCTTGGCCTGGCTCGTCGGCGCGGTCACCGACGTGGGGCGCTTGGGCACGTGGACGCCGATCAGCGTCTTGTCGGCGTCGCTGATCGACGTGCTGGCGAGGATCAGCTTGTAGTATTCCCGCGCCAGCGGCAAGAGGGCGTCACGCGCTGCGTCGCGAGCCTCGCGAAGCGCCTTCGACCGCGTGCTGGAGGCGTCCGACGCCGTCAGCGCGGCCGCGGCCGCGAGGTAGGCCTCGTGCACGGTCGTGTACGCGCTGAGTTGTGCGACCGAGAGATTGTACTTCGCCGCATCCGCGGTCGCGCGGGCGTAGAAGTTCGTCGTCCAGGCGACGAGGGGCGACTGCAACAGTGGGACGGCCATGGGCCACCTCCTAGGGTAACTGTCAACGGGGCCGTACCCGTCAGAAACCGTTCCGACGCCGCTCGCATTGCATGAAAGATCGGCCGCACCGCTCGGTCGCTTTACGCACATTCAGGAAAATGATTTTATTTACTACAATCGTCTTCGAAGTCCCACTTCTTCCCCGCCGTCCGCTCACCACTCCGCACGTCCGGCCCCCTTCTCCCGCCCGTCGCAGCGGGTCAGATAAAGGCCCGCCCCCCGCACTGCTACACCCAAGCCCCTCAAATCGACGCCTTTAAACCGTCCGTTCGCGTCATTAAAACGTACGAGTTCGTGCCGCGCCCGTACGAGTACGCAGCGCGCCCGTACGAGTTCGTGCCGCGCCCGTACGAGTACGCAGCGCACCCGTACGAGTTCGTGACGCGCCCGTACGAGTTCGCAGCGCGCCCGTACGAGTTCGCAGCGCGCCCGTACGGGTTCGCGCCGCGCCCGTACGGGTTCGCGGCGCGCCCGTACGGGTTCGCGCCGCGCCCGTACGAGTTCGCGGCGCGCCCGTACGGGTTCGCGGCGCGCCCGTACGAGTTCGCGGCGCGCCCGTACGAGTTCGCGGCGCGCCCGTACGAGTTCGCAGCGCGCCCGTACGGGTTCGCAGCGCGCCCGTACGAGTTCGCGGCGCGCCGGTACGAGTGCGCGCCGCGCCCGTACGGCTTCCCGGCTCTAGAGCGTGTTATGCACTTTCCAGCTCAGAGACTGGCTTGGGTGCCACGGTTTGGTACGCCAAGCCGTGCCGGTACGCGCAGACACGGCTTGGAGTACCAAACCGTGGCACCCAGCGTCGTCACGCCTGCGTTACTGGCCCCCAAAGTGCATAACACGCTCTAGATAGACAATTCCGATTTCCTGCCTCATCGCGTAAATGCGACGGCGCTCGAAGAGATCTCTAGTAGCCGCGCGGTTCAGTCGCCGTTGCGGTGGCGACACCGCCGAGGCCTTTCAGGTCTCGCACGCTCGAGACTTGAAATCCCGCGTCCTTCGCAATGTCACGAACGGTCCGGTCCAGACCGACCGGGCACGGTCCAACATAGATCAGCGCGCGCGGTCGAGATGGCAGCCCAATCGTAATCCCGCCAAGGCGGGCCGTCTGATCCGCTGAAGCCAACGCATCGGCGATCCGCGACGCGAGAAGTGGATTCCGTACCACGCGCGAGAGATCGAGCGGCATCGGCGCATCATCGGGCGCCGTGTGTAACATTACCGATGGCGCAGAGGGTTGCTGTCGCGCTACACGGGTCGGATCGAGCGGCCTTACCGTCCGTGGCATTTGGGTTTGCGGGGGATTGATCGGCGGCGCGTGCGTATCACGTTTCGAAAGCCGATATGCCACGTACACGGCGCCGAACGTTGCGCCAGCACCGATGATCGCAGCAATGATGGTGTCCGACACGATTCCTCCTCCTAACGGATCATAATCTATGGCTTGATGCAGTCCTCCGACACCAGCCGGGTGCCACGGTTTGGTACTCCAAGCCGTGTCTGCGCGTACCGGCACGGCTTGGAGTACCAAACCGTGGCACCCAAGCCAGTTTCTGAGCTGGAAAGTGCATAACACGCCGGGTGTTCTCAGACAGGGGCCGCGAAAATGGGAGCCGCGAAAAGGGGACATCCAGAATATCCCGCCGAGCGACTCGCCCGTCGAACACACCTGACCCGGGATATTCTGGATGTCCCCTTTTCGCGGCTCGTGCCATTCCGCCGATCACTTCCGCCTGGCTCGTCTACTGACTCTGTGGACAAACGATACGACGTCAGTGGGGATTTACGCGGGTTGTCGAAAACTTTGCGGATAATCCGCTTCCGGTACTCATCTGGGTACGATCGCCTCAGGGGGAGTACAGTACTCCCCTGAAGAAACCAATCACCTCCAGGAGAATCTCATGTCGCGCTTCGCATGTATTGCATTAAGCATCTGTCTCGTTCTCACCGGCTGCACGTTCTCGGTAAAGGACACGGCTGGGATTCGGCGGTGCCTCGAAGATGCGGGACGCGCCGAGTCGTATGCGGTGGCGATCAAGGAGCGGTACCAGCCTAACGATCCCCAGTACAACCAATTCTCCAGCACGTACCTCGTCGCCTCGACCACAACGAATGGTTACCTTGAGGGTCTTAGCGGCGACATCAGGATCAGGGGCGTCGTCGACGTGCCGGTCGAAGATTACGAGGCGTCCCGGGCCTTCACCGAACTGACACAGCTGGACGCTCAGGGTCGGGAACTGATGGGCGCGGGGGTCGACCCCGCGTCTGTGGTCACGACGGGTGCCATCGTCAAGTTTGCCGTTGAAGTGGTCAATGAGATTCAGGCCTGGCACGACCGAAGGAAAGCGAAGGCGATCGCGGGAGTGATCGAGACCCTGCAGCAATCCAAGATGCGCACGTTCGCTAGCCTTAACCAGCAGGCGCTCGCCACGCGATACGCATCGCCAGCCCCCGGTACGCCGGCGACCGCGCCGGCCTCAGCTCAGCCTTAACCCGACACGTCCACCGGCTGGGCCGGGCCGGCCCAGCCGGTGGATCAACGGAACAGGCGAAGGCCATCGAGCGTAACGCCCGCTGCAGCGGCGTTCATCTCGTAACCGAACGCGGCCGGGTCACGTGCGACGGTCTCCGCCAGCTTCGCAACGCGTAAGGACAGATCAGCAGCACGCCGGCGATCGTCCTCAGTAACGAATGCGGATTCCGCCAGGTGCTGCAGCTCGAATTCCGAGAAAGCGAGCGCCCGCTGATGATGCAGCGGGTGTGTCGGATTTGCCTCCGTGTCGGTGTTGCTGCCTTGCATCACCTGCATCCACGAGAGGAAGAGCATTGGGGCGCCGATGGGCGTCTCCCGCGCCTTCAGCAGAATCTCATGCGCGGTGGCGTCGGCTTGCGTTTCAACTTCGGGCGTTGATTCCACGGTGCCATGCAGCACGTGCGCCACCTCGTGGGCGATGATGAATACGAGCATGCTGTCTGCCGTCGACGCCGCCGCTCTCGCGATGGGCACCGGCCCGCCGACGGCTTCGAGCTTCTGACGAGCGCTCTCGGCGATGACGGGCTCTGACCCGTATCCACCGGGATATGAGATCAGACCCGAGGCGAGCATGGGATTGACGATCACCTCGCCGTTCTCGCGCGATCGCATGTAAAACAGATAGTCGTTCAGCCACTTCACGTCGGCGATGGTCGTCGCGAACTCCGCGGCCAGCGCCACCTTGCCGATCGAACGGATCGTCTCCGCAGAGATGACGATCGCCTGCTTGCCTTGACTGTCGGGCGGCCTTGTGACTGCGAAGAACTTCTGCGTTCCGAACGGGTTCAATGAAATAGACAACGTCCGCAGCTTTTCGCGCTCCGCATCCGTCAAGGCGCACCGGATCAGTTCAAGCCGGTCCTGCAGTATCTGTTGCATTCCTTCGGCGTCATTCTCGCGATGCCGCTGTTCCCACGCGACCAACGCCTCGTCCCCTCGTGGCGCATCGACGCGTCCGTCAAACTCCCGTGGCGATGGCTTACAGCACGATGCGACCGCGACAAAGATCGAGACTGCACAAGCGAACTCATTGCATCGCATGATCCGTCCCCTTTCATATGGTGCGGCGCGTCGCGGGTAACGCATTACCCGTTGCGGTCGCCGACCGAATCGGTTCCATCACAATTCTTGGCACGCCGTCACCAGTCGCTTTCACCCGTCCCGAGAGACGGGGAACTCGAACCCGTAGTACGAACCGTCCACGCGTTCCTGCTCCCAGACTTCCCTGATCGCGGCGGATCTTCCGTAGGAGGCCATGCCCGCCCGCCACGCGTTCCAGACGCGTTCGTCGATGTAGCCGGCGTCGAAGAACAGGAATTCCTCGGCGCACAGGTTGAAATAGTCGACGACCTTGGCTCGGTCCCTGCCCGTCAACGTATCGCGCTTTTGGCTGATCGCGCGCAGTTCCTCGTTCATCCTGTCGTATCGGTCGTTGAACTTCTCGAACAGCTCGATGAAATGAACGGTCTCTGTCGCGTGCTGGTTGAAGAAGAACGCAGCGACCGCGCCGACGACTGCCAGCCAGCCAAATACCCATTCCGGCGTGCGCAGGGCCGGGATCGCCGTGCAGACGACGCCGACCAAGATCGCTATCGCGATGACGCGCCACACGAGACGTGGCCGAACGCGGAGTTTGTTCTTCCGGTCTTCGCGCGGCTCGAGATAGCGTGTGATCGATTCCGACATCGCAGGTCTCCTTTTTCAGGCGGACGGTAGTTGTTCATGGCCTAATGCAGTCGTCGGACACCAGCTTGGCCGGGTCGCCGTACGTTGGGGGCACGTCGGGGGCGGTGACGGGTTGGCCGGCCTGTTCGCGGGCGGCGACGGTGGCGGTAGACCTTGGTGAGGTCGACGCCGCGCTTCTTCATCTCGATGAGGACGACGGGCTTCCAGACGTAGTCGGCGAACGCGGTGCCGCCGCCGTCCTCCTTGGCCTTCCTTATGCGCATCTCGGGCGAGCCGCCGACGTCGAGGGAGCCCTGCTGGCCGAAGGCCTGGAAGAGGCGGTCGAGGAAGATCTGGGCCTGGCCCCGTTCGTCGCCGGTGATGTGCTTGGCGGACCAGTCGACGAAGTCCTGTAGCTTGGCGGTGCGCGATTCGTGCATGAAGCGGTCCCCGGGGTGCGTTGCGACGCCCGCCCGCCCCTTGCCCGGAAGCGCGGCGATGGCGATGAGTGCGGTTGAGTTTCGCAGAGCGGCCGGGGGATGTCCAACCCCTGCGGGGAAGGTGGCACGGGCGGCGCGGAAAAGCTAGAACTAGGCCGATATGGCACATCGGCACGAAAAGGCGGGACAGTACGGGAAGCGCGAGGCCATCAAGCGGCAGCGGCGGATCGGGCTGTTGTTGTTCATCGTCGGGGCGACGGCGATGGCGGGCGTCGGGTTCATCGTGGGGTACTTCCAGCGAGAGGGGCTGCAGTTGTGGGGCCTGCCGGCGGTCGTCCTTCTAGTCGCCGGCGTGAGTTGGGTCATGCGGCACGCAGACCGATCCATCGACAGGTGGTCGAAGGAACGCCTTCGATACCTGCGCGGCGGGCAGGCGGAAGGGTTGGTCGCGTGGCTGTTGGAAGATCTGCCGAACGAGTGGCACATCTTCAACGGCGTGAAGCTGGAGTCGGGCAGCGATAACGACCACGTCGTCGTCGGGCCCGGGGGCGTGTTCTGCATCTCGACGAAGTCGCGGCGCGGGCTGTTTACCGGGACGGCGCTGGGGTTGCTGCACAACGGAAAGAACTGCGACTTCGCGCATCAGGTGCAGCGACAGACGATGAACCTGCGCGACCGGCTCGACGCGATCATGGGCAAGGATGTGCCGTGGATTCAGTCGGTGCTCGCGCTGCCGTTGGGGTGGACGGAGAACGACGCGTTCGGCGGGCAGGTGTGGGTGGTGAACGCAGAGGACATGATCGACCGCATCGCCCCGGAGAAGCCCAGCACGAAGCTGGGGGCCGATCTCGTGAAGCGGCTGGTGAAGGCGATGGAGATGATCCAAGCCAACGCCGCAGAGGCGCACCGGCGGCCGGATGCGGCGGCGGCGGCGCGGGTGGGGTAGATCGGGAAGGTGATGGTGAGCGGGCGGGTGGGCGATCAGGTGGCGTGGGCGCGGGGGAGGCGGACGGTGAAGGTGGTGCCGTCACGCGCGCGGTGGACGGAGTCGGAGTAGCTGCGGATGGCCTCGGTGAGCGACTGGTCGATGGACTCGTGGAAGCGGGTGAGGTCGTCGAGGTCGAGGAGGTCCGGGTCGGGCTTGCTGTCGCGCCACAGCTGCACGACGCTGGCGCGCAGCGCGCGGTACTCGGAGACCATGGCCATCTGGTGGAAGCCGGACTTGGCGCGGCCGATGCCGTGGTCGTCGGAGGCGGCGTCAACGCGGTCGCTGGTGCGGTCGGACCGAACGTTGCCCTTGGACTTGTCGGCGCGCTGGAGGTCGGTCTGGGCGGCGCGCATGTCGTGGGCGGTGGCGTGGAGGATGTCGGCGGCGTGGTCGCGCAGCATGGGGGCATCGACGGTGTGCCCGCCGGGCCAGATGTCCTGGGCGAAGGCCTCCCACTGGTTC
Above is a window of Tepidisphaeraceae bacterium DNA encoding:
- a CDS encoding PEP-CTERM sorting domain-containing protein, yielding MTRTFLCAVASASILLSAEATSAAMIVADFNDLTIGTLNNKGGGTGLSGNWTGSAGGSVVANDLTSTLYNRPQAGNARRARSENSSGLRQNYRTIAVSPTGTVWFSFLARAEASASQAGLSINAPTPTPFNDPGTFYAYLSGSTLQYQFGAGTAGSAANVATVNSTALVVGRITIAGSGGADAVTLWVNPDLIANPNIDAYTPVYNNASVNALDTFSHIGVVASRFDGGNTGAGNVDNIRISDGNGNAATAYTDVTGVTAVPEPTSLALLSLGGVALLGRRRSIARKA
- a CDS encoding GNAT family N-acetyltransferase, giving the protein MNETQSTTNVLMTAATATTAAAATQTLLAVEPRVNITVRAGTLADVGFMDAMQKQTTQQVGWMPTKQLEGKVKAGHVLVAEVNEPRALAAGASESVAHASGSLVTGTRVGYLIGCDQYFKRDDVGIIYQMNVLPAYRRSLVAASLLKAQFERSAWGCKLYCCWCAQDIEANRFWESMGFVALAFRTGSEKKARTHIFWQKRIRQDDEVTPWWFPSQTTGGAIREDRLVLPIPPGVNWRDEMPVLLPTAPRLLTDEPAKRRPAVRKAKAIAPVRLEQPRNGVVFAVPMPVDVTAVTTTELAKVAERPTPTPRVKVKNDPQLVAAARELRDRWLDEVNAGRYQPAMNGKYAVNRAIDGGGTVRPLLVA
- a CDS encoding RsbRD N-terminal domain-containing protein; protein product: MRLADVILDNVEPILNQWEAFAQDIWPGGHTVDAPMLRDHAADILHATAHDMRAAQTDLQRADKSKGNVRSDRTSDRVDAASDDHGIGRAKSGFHQMAMVSEYRALRASVVQLWRDSKPDPDLLDLDDLTRFHESIDQSLTEAIRSYSDSVHRARDGTTFTVRLPRAHAT
- a CDS encoding type IIL restriction-modification enzyme MmeI, whose product is MHESRTAKLQDFVDWSAKHITGDERGQAQIFLDRLFQAFGQQGSLDVGGSPEMRIRKAKEDGGGTAFADYVWKPVVLIEMKKRGVDLTKVYRHRRRPRTGRPTRHRPRRAPNVRRPGQAGVRRLH
- a CDS encoding nuclease-related domain-containing protein; this translates as MAHRHEKAGQYGKREAIKRQRRIGLLLFIVGATAMAGVGFIVGYFQREGLQLWGLPAVVLLVAGVSWVMRHADRSIDRWSKERLRYLRGGQAEGLVAWLLEDLPNEWHIFNGVKLESGSDNDHVVVGPGGVFCISTKSRRGLFTGTALGLLHNGKNCDFAHQVQRQTMNLRDRLDAIMGKDVPWIQSVLALPLGWTENDAFGGQVWVVNAEDMIDRIAPEKPSTKLGADLVKRLVKAMEMIQANAAEAHRRPDAAAAARVG
- a CDS encoding PEP-CTERM sorting domain-containing protein — protein: MPSHRFVPLAAVAVVTSLSAASAVAAPITYFEQVSGDLPGNDVSTATFTLDVGLNTVNGTFGETDGGDFDAFGFIVPAGLEVLSGKLLLTDATGDILDTAWSIDAGIGDFTPQLEVVLATSPGFTPFAAATLPAGSYTMSHRFYDGNGTANYTFIFDVHQPTTAVPEPASLGLLSLAGLAVLRRTRSIA
- a CDS encoding PEP-CTERM sorting domain-containing protein, which translates into the protein MKPLFAASVLGSLCVPATVAVTSLSAASAVAAPVHYFEQVSGDLPQDYAGNTDAPVLTLDVGLNTINGTFGTTPSYDFDSFVFIVPAGLTVLSGQLVVTDATGDIEDGSWMVLDGIGVFQEFVIATSPGVTDFAANTLPADSYLMSGLDFGGDGTANYTFSLTVAAVPEPASLGLFALAGAALLRRRATRRA
- a CDS encoding PEP-CTERM sorting domain-containing protein produces the protein MIRSFVLATLLSAAPVLAAPISYVESIDGDLPDSFLYATTFTLDVGLNTVAGQFGSDTSDYDAFGIIVPAGLEVISGNVLLADTSNNLTSTTWLLYDGPADDASIREFIEAPSPGSTNFATTTLSAGRYTMYQQFLTGYGSANFTFSFDARQTAAVPEPTSLALLSLAGVALMARRRAGV